In one window of Eggerthella guodeyinii DNA:
- a CDS encoding AAA family ATPase has protein sequence MFENDAFVRSAEILWSEVPAADAYPFNIPAIASLDAIRFDKGVTFFCGENGTGKSTLLEAVGIAFGFNPEGGSRNYTFSTRPTHSQLHDFIRLDRSIYRPLDGYFVRSDTLFNLISATDELEDDQRYYGGVSLHARSHGESIMALITRRFRPEGFYILDEPETGLSQSGQIALLCELARLRDAGCQLIIATHSPILLALDGATVYQFDDDVREIDAKDSLEWIMMQRFMDDPDAAVRAFLEP, from the coding sequence ATGTTCGAAAACGATGCGTTCGTGCGCTCGGCCGAGATCCTCTGGAGCGAGGTCCCCGCCGCCGACGCCTACCCGTTCAACATCCCCGCGATCGCCTCGCTCGATGCGATCCGGTTCGACAAGGGGGTCACGTTCTTCTGCGGCGAGAACGGCACGGGCAAGTCCACCCTGCTCGAGGCCGTCGGCATCGCCTTCGGCTTCAACCCCGAGGGCGGCTCGCGCAACTACACGTTCTCGACGAGGCCCACGCACTCCCAGCTGCACGACTTCATCCGGCTCGACCGGTCCATCTACCGCCCGCTCGACGGCTACTTCGTCCGCTCCGACACGCTGTTCAACCTCATCAGCGCCACCGACGAGCTCGAGGACGACCAACGCTACTACGGCGGCGTGTCGCTGCACGCCCGCTCGCACGGCGAGAGCATCATGGCGCTCATCACGCGCCGCTTCCGGCCCGAGGGCTTCTACATCCTCGACGAGCCCGAGACGGGGCTGTCGCAAAGCGGGCAGATCGCGCTGCTCTGCGAGCTGGCCCGGCTGCGGGACGCGGGCTGCCAGCTCATCATCGCCACGCACTCTCCCATCCTGCTGGCGCTCGACGGCGCCACCGTCTACCAGTTCGACGACGACGTCCGCGAGATCGACGCGAAGGACTCGCTCGAATGGATCATGATGCAGCGCTTCATGGACGACCCGGACGCCGCCGTGAGGGCCTTCCTCGAGCCCTGA
- a CDS encoding GntR family transcriptional regulator, with translation MENFSIDERSGVPIWVQLRNRLVYLIQTGQYQPGDQLPTVHEMAVNLNINYNTVNKVYRSMETSGLIMSKRGRGTFVAENPASADEDSVESTIDAMMGDFIRQCEELGMTRGEIVVRLQDKISRLG, from the coding sequence ATGGAGAATTTCAGCATAGACGAACGCAGCGGCGTGCCCATCTGGGTGCAGCTGCGCAACAGGCTCGTCTACCTCATCCAGACGGGGCAGTACCAGCCGGGCGACCAGTTGCCCACCGTGCACGAGATGGCCGTCAACCTCAACATCAACTACAACACCGTGAACAAGGTGTACCGCAGCATGGAGACCTCGGGCCTCATCATGTCGAAGCGGGGCCGCGGCACCTTCGTCGCCGAGAACCCCGCCTCCGCCGACGAGGATTCCGTCGAGTCGACGATCGACGCCATGATGGGCGATTTCATCCGCCAGTGCGAGGAGCTGGGCATGACGCGCGGCGAGATCGTGGTACGCCTTCAGGACAAGATCTCCCGGTTGGGATAG
- a CDS encoding 2-isopropylmalate synthase, translating to MTRKINIFDTTLRDGEQSPGASMNTEEKLVVARQLLRLNVDVIEAGFPISSPGDFESVRRIAELAGDQATVCGLTRAVEKDIDAAADALKYAKRPRIHTGIGVSPSHLHDKLRITEDECVERAVKCVKYAKTFVEDVQFYAEDAGRSDYDFLVRVIEAVIKAGATVVNIPDTTGYSLPEEFGARIKYLMDNVDGIEKATVSVHCHNDLGMATALSLAGVKNGATQVECTINGLGERAGNTAMEEVVMGIKMHGDELDACTEINTREFIKASRLVSSITGMNVQANKAIVGANAFAHSSGIHQDGVLKKRDTYEIIDPADVGAGTSQIVLTARSGHAALKHRLEELGYELEGEALDQVYEAFLNLADKKKEVYDEDLESLVNERDRNESALYSLEGVQISTGFPLTPTATVTLRNAADQVVTACEYGTGPIDAMCKAVNKIVQVDNDLTEFSVQSVTRGIDALGEVTIRVTDPSGAVYTGRGADGDIVVSSTKAYLNALNRLLNDKQEQRR from the coding sequence ATGACTCGCAAGATCAACATCTTCGACACGACGCTTCGCGACGGCGAGCAGTCGCCGGGCGCCTCCATGAACACCGAGGAGAAGCTGGTCGTGGCGCGTCAACTTCTGCGACTCAACGTCGACGTCATCGAGGCGGGCTTCCCCATCTCCAGTCCGGGCGACTTCGAGTCGGTCCGCCGCATCGCCGAGCTGGCGGGCGACCAGGCCACGGTGTGCGGCCTCACGCGTGCGGTGGAGAAGGACATCGACGCGGCGGCCGACGCGCTCAAGTACGCCAAGCGCCCCCGCATCCACACGGGCATCGGCGTGAGCCCGAGCCACCTGCACGACAAGCTGCGCATCACCGAGGACGAGTGCGTCGAGCGCGCAGTGAAGTGCGTGAAGTACGCCAAGACGTTCGTGGAGGACGTGCAGTTCTACGCCGAGGACGCGGGCCGCTCCGACTACGACTTCCTCGTGCGGGTCATCGAGGCCGTCATCAAGGCCGGCGCCACGGTGGTGAACATCCCCGACACCACGGGCTACTCGCTGCCCGAGGAGTTCGGCGCGCGCATCAAGTACCTCATGGACAACGTGGACGGCATCGAGAAGGCCACGGTGTCGGTGCACTGCCACAACGACTTGGGGATGGCCACGGCGCTGTCGCTGGCCGGCGTGAAGAACGGCGCCACGCAGGTGGAGTGCACCATCAACGGCCTGGGCGAGCGCGCGGGCAACACGGCCATGGAGGAAGTGGTCATGGGCATCAAGATGCACGGCGACGAGCTGGACGCCTGCACCGAGATCAACACGCGCGAGTTCATCAAGGCGAGCCGCCTCGTGTCGTCCATCACGGGCATGAACGTGCAGGCCAACAAGGCCATCGTGGGCGCGAACGCCTTCGCGCACTCCTCCGGCATTCACCAGGACGGCGTGCTCAAGAAGCGCGACACCTACGAGATCATCGACCCCGCCGACGTGGGCGCGGGCACCAGCCAGATCGTGCTGACGGCGCGCTCGGGCCACGCGGCCCTCAAGCATCGCCTCGAGGAGCTGGGCTACGAGCTGGAGGGCGAGGCGCTCGACCAGGTGTACGAGGCGTTCCTCAACCTGGCCGACAAGAAGAAGGAAGTGTACGACGAGGACCTCGAGAGCCTCGTGAACGAGCGCGACCGCAACGAGAGCGCGCTGTACTCGCTCGAGGGCGTGCAGATCAGCACCGGCTTCCCGCTGACGCCGACGGCCACGGTCACCCTGCGCAACGCGGCCGACCAGGTGGTCACGGCGTGCGAGTACGGCACGGGCCCCATCGACGCCATGTGCAAGGCCGTGAACAAGATCGTGCAGGTGGACAACGACCTCACCGAGTTCTCGGTGCAGTCCGTCACGCGCGGCATCGACGCCCTCGGCGAGGTGACCATCCGCGTGACCGATCCGAGCGGCGCCGTGTACACGGGCCGCGGCGCCGACGGCGACATCGTCGTCTCGTCGACGAAGGCCTACCTCAACGCGCTCAACCGCCTGCTCAACGACAAGCAGGAGCAGCGCCGCTAA
- the nrfD gene encoding NrfD/PsrC family molybdoenzyme membrane anchor subunit has protein sequence MFSPLIVIYLFLAGAGCGTFVAAVFLSWRARSSAALKRSLGRVALPALVASCGMVAVGAACLMLDLGRPELALDVLANPLGSVLSAGAWALVAFVAAAAALVACNLGALRLGRGAATAVKAFGCAAAVVVMVYSGLFLSTIWTLPFLASPLVPALFVCSSLSCGGGALLVLPVLCDADPRPLFAEIARVDAVLLALEALALAALVTLAANDPLSSAAAARLLAGDLAPAFWGGLALAGIAAPFALEAALRAPDARACACIGVLLLAGGFFLRYCLCMAPFVGIASYL, from the coding sequence ATGTTCAGCCCGCTCATCGTCATCTACCTGTTCTTGGCGGGCGCGGGCTGCGGCACGTTCGTCGCGGCTGTGTTCCTATCGTGGCGGGCGCGCTCGTCTGCGGCGCTGAAGCGCTCGCTCGGGCGCGTCGCGCTGCCGGCGCTCGTGGCCTCGTGCGGCATGGTGGCGGTGGGCGCGGCGTGCCTCATGCTCGACCTGGGGCGGCCCGAGCTGGCCCTCGACGTGCTGGCGAACCCGCTGGGCAGCGTGCTGTCGGCGGGCGCGTGGGCGCTCGTGGCGTTCGTGGCCGCCGCCGCGGCGCTCGTCGCGTGCAACCTGGGCGCGCTCAGGCTCGGCCGGGGCGCCGCGACCGCCGTGAAGGCGTTCGGGTGCGCGGCCGCCGTCGTGGTGATGGTGTACTCGGGGCTGTTCCTGTCCACCATCTGGACGCTGCCGTTCTTGGCGTCGCCGCTCGTCCCCGCGCTGTTCGTGTGCTCGTCGCTGTCGTGCGGGGGAGGGGCGCTGCTCGTGCTGCCGGTGCTGTGCGACGCCGACCCCCGGCCGCTGTTCGCGGAGATCGCCCGCGTCGATGCGGTGCTGCTGGCGCTCGAGGCCCTCGCGCTGGCGGCCCTCGTGACGCTTGCGGCGAACGACCCGCTGTCGAGCGCGGCCGCCGCGCGGCTGCTGGCCGGCGACTTGGCGCCCGCGTTCTGGGGCGGGCTCGCGCTGGCGGGCATCGCGGCGCCGTTCGCGCTCGAGGCGGCGCTGCGCGCGCCCGATGCGCGCGCCTGCGCTTGCATCGGCGTTCTGCTGCTCGCAGGCGGCTTCTTCCTGCGGTACTGCCTCTGCATGGCGCCGTTCGTGGGCATCGCCTCCTATCTTTGA
- a CDS encoding slipin family protein: MIKFVKRGNERSNDVLSGGEEPASGRRKASRRGAVVLAVALFLVAFAVVVGATYPFRSAFTVGAGVLVGLGLAGSVHIAYEWERAVVLRFGRFHRLAGPGLYVTIPVVDSVTIVIDQRISSISCSAEQVLTADLVPVDLDAVVFWMVWDPKKACLAVEDYEHSASLVAQTALRDAIGQVEIAELSMQRAHIDHQLKKNIEEKTEQWGVTIIDVEIRDIRMPQELQNAMSAEAQAQQERNARVVLAEVEKDISDMFIEAAHAYREDDLALQLRMMSLVNESVKEGGNMVVVPSPYAQGFTGDIASALKGKK, translated from the coding sequence ATGATCAAGTTCGTCAAACGCGGCAACGAGCGATCGAACGACGTGCTGTCGGGCGGGGAAGAGCCCGCTTCCGGCAGGCGGAAGGCGTCGCGTCGCGGCGCGGTCGTGCTGGCCGTGGCGCTGTTCCTCGTGGCGTTCGCCGTGGTGGTGGGCGCGACGTACCCCTTCCGCTCGGCGTTCACCGTAGGTGCGGGCGTGCTCGTGGGCCTGGGGCTGGCCGGCAGCGTGCACATCGCCTACGAGTGGGAGCGCGCCGTGGTGCTGCGCTTCGGGCGGTTCCATCGCCTCGCCGGGCCGGGGCTGTACGTCACCATCCCCGTGGTGGACTCGGTGACCATCGTCATCGACCAGCGCATCTCGTCCATCTCGTGCTCGGCCGAGCAGGTGCTGACGGCCGACCTCGTGCCGGTGGACCTCGACGCCGTCGTGTTCTGGATGGTGTGGGACCCGAAGAAGGCGTGCTTGGCCGTGGAGGACTACGAGCACTCCGCGTCGCTCGTGGCGCAGACCGCGCTGCGCGACGCCATCGGCCAGGTGGAGATCGCCGAGCTGTCCATGCAGCGCGCGCACATCGACCACCAGCTGAAGAAGAACATCGAGGAGAAGACCGAGCAGTGGGGCGTCACGATCATCGACGTGGAGATCCGCGACATCCGCATGCCCCAGGAGCTGCAGAACGCCATGAGCGCCGAGGCCCAGGCGCAGCAGGAGCGCAACGCCCGCGTGGTGCTGGCCGAGGTGGAGAAGGACATCTCCGACATGTTCATCGAGGCCGCGCACGCCTACCGCGAGGACGACCTGGCCCTCCAGCTGCGCATGATGAGCCTCGTGAACGAGAGCGTGAAGGAGGGCGGCAACATGGTGGTGGTGCCGAGCCCCTACGCCCAGGGCTTCACCGGCGACATCGCCTCCGCGCTGAAGGGCAAGAAGTAG
- a CDS encoding 4Fe-4S dicluster domain-containing protein — translation MTKLGIAINLERCVGCNTCANACKMQNNIPMNMLYIRVETDGVDTADGAQGTYPNLSRTYIPVACQHCENPACLKVCPVGATYKDDKGRVEIHYDKCIGCRICMAACPYNARVFNWNEPERDPNWNYGDKDVPVRPKGVAEKCTLCKERTDRGDIPMCVRVCPGRARVYGDLDDPDSEISKVVRENKAYQLLEEFGTRPQLRYYNA, via the coding sequence ATGACCAAGCTTGGCATCGCCATCAACCTTGAGCGCTGCGTCGGGTGCAACACCTGCGCCAACGCCTGCAAGATGCAGAACAACATCCCCATGAACATGCTGTACATCCGCGTGGAGACCGACGGCGTGGACACCGCCGACGGCGCGCAGGGGACCTACCCCAACCTCAGCCGCACCTACATCCCCGTGGCGTGCCAGCACTGCGAGAACCCCGCGTGCCTCAAGGTGTGCCCCGTGGGCGCCACGTACAAGGACGATAAGGGCCGCGTGGAGATCCACTACGACAAGTGCATCGGCTGCCGCATCTGCATGGCCGCGTGCCCGTACAACGCCCGCGTGTTCAACTGGAACGAGCCTGAGCGCGACCCCAACTGGAACTACGGCGACAAGGACGTGCCGGTGCGCCCGAAGGGCGTGGCCGAGAAGTGCACGCTGTGCAAGGAGCGCACCGACCGCGGCGACATCCCCATGTGCGTGCGCGTGTGCCCGGGCCGCGCCCGCGTGTACGGCGACCTGGACGATCCCGACTCCGAGATCTCGAAGGTCGTGCGCGAGAACAAGGCCTATCAGCTTCTCGAGGAGTTCGGCACCCGCCCGCAGCTCCGCTACTACAACGCTTAG
- a CDS encoding enoyl-CoA hydratase/isomerase family protein, with protein sequence MGLYQEKYHVPTFTYDEYEKITVKKDGPVYIVSFNDPGNLNAMSYAQMAEFNEFLIKVRMDHECRVIVLTGEGRAFCAGFNLNDLAMEHPDDMGDVQTMYYLMQRICSDQVVYMHRCEQPIIGALKGYAVGGGMSLSCACDMRILGESFKMNAGYLAIGYTGTDMSGSFYLPKIVGYERAFRIMSSPDRWDAETLHSWGFGLEVVPDDEVVDKAVALAHHMCDTTAPMALRLTKESIHAAVDGTSFETQVKMENRNQVLGAVSQDGVVGRAKMNPHNKQDVKDNPEKYQFKNL encoded by the coding sequence ATGGGTCTGTATCAGGAGAAGTACCACGTTCCCACGTTCACGTACGACGAGTACGAGAAGATCACCGTCAAGAAGGACGGCCCCGTCTACATCGTCTCGTTCAACGATCCGGGCAACCTCAACGCCATGTCGTACGCCCAGATGGCCGAGTTCAACGAGTTCCTCATCAAGGTGCGCATGGACCACGAGTGCCGCGTCATCGTGCTGACGGGCGAGGGCCGCGCGTTCTGCGCCGGCTTCAACCTCAACGACCTGGCCATGGAGCATCCCGACGACATGGGCGACGTGCAGACGATGTACTACCTCATGCAGCGCATCTGCTCCGACCAGGTGGTGTACATGCACCGCTGCGAGCAGCCCATCATCGGCGCGCTCAAGGGCTACGCGGTGGGCGGCGGCATGTCGCTGTCCTGCGCCTGCGACATGCGCATCCTGGGCGAGAGCTTCAAGATGAACGCCGGCTACCTGGCCATCGGCTACACCGGCACCGACATGTCCGGCTCGTTCTACCTGCCGAAGATCGTCGGCTACGAGCGCGCGTTCCGCATCATGTCCTCGCCCGACCGCTGGGATGCCGAGACGCTGCACAGCTGGGGCTTCGGCCTGGAAGTGGTGCCCGACGACGAGGTGGTCGACAAGGCCGTGGCGCTGGCGCACCACATGTGCGACACCACCGCCCCCATGGCGCTGCGTCTCACGAAGGAATCCATCCATGCCGCCGTGGACGGCACGAGCTTCGAGACGCAGGTGAAGATGGAGAACCGCAACCAGGTGCTGGGCGCGGTGTCGCAGGACGGCGTGGTCGGCCGTGCGAAGATGAACCCGCACAACAAGCAGGACGTGAAGGACAACCCCGAGAAGTACCAGTTCAAGAACCTCTGA
- the nrfD gene encoding NrfD/PsrC family molybdoenzyme membrane anchor subunit: MQTKRISRPVMIVLAVIAAVGAAAWIYQTMFGLGVTGMNNGTSWGLYIAAFMFFVGLSAGGLIVASSASIFHVTEFKKVALPAVCVSTVCICCAGLLVILDLGGVARLFNLILSPNFISPLFWDICVITCYLIINLVYLYFMTSKKADKSKIAIVSRFALPIAILVHTVTAWIFGLQIAREGWHSAIMGPLFVASAMDSGLALLLVSLAWMNRRGIWETSKKLMGMLAGLLATCIAVDGYMVGCELLTTAYPGSEGGWHVLSQMFFGATAPYFWIEIIVGVLIPFTILVFAKNRQKTGLIVFSSACVVVGVFCKRIWLLFSSFITPNTFGGPGLIDGTSAATSGMDVWAATSWYAPTWVEFAVLLGVIALGALAFLVLVERFIMKAKPTDLIDADAAHADAAGADAKASSPSC, translated from the coding sequence ATGCAAACGAAACGAATCTCCCGTCCGGTCATGATCGTCCTGGCCGTGATCGCCGCCGTCGGCGCAGCCGCCTGGATCTACCAGACCATGTTCGGCCTCGGCGTGACCGGCATGAACAACGGCACCTCCTGGGGCCTGTACATCGCCGCGTTCATGTTCTTCGTCGGCCTGTCTGCCGGCGGCCTCATCGTGGCCTCCTCGGCGTCGATCTTCCACGTCACCGAGTTCAAGAAGGTGGCGCTGCCGGCCGTGTGCGTGTCCACGGTGTGCATCTGCTGCGCGGGCCTGCTGGTCATCCTCGACCTCGGCGGCGTGGCGCGCCTGTTCAACCTGATCCTCTCCCCGAACTTCATCTCGCCGCTGTTCTGGGACATCTGCGTCATCACGTGCTACCTGATCATCAACCTGGTCTACCTGTACTTCATGACGTCGAAGAAGGCCGACAAGTCCAAGATCGCCATCGTGTCGCGCTTCGCCCTGCCCATCGCCATCCTCGTGCACACGGTGACGGCGTGGATCTTCGGCCTGCAGATCGCTCGCGAGGGCTGGCACTCGGCCATCATGGGCCCGCTGTTCGTGGCCTCGGCCATGGACTCCGGCCTGGCGCTGCTGCTCGTCTCGCTCGCGTGGATGAACCGCCGCGGCATCTGGGAGACGTCGAAGAAGCTCATGGGGATGCTGGCGGGGCTGTTGGCCACCTGCATCGCGGTTGACGGCTACATGGTGGGCTGCGAGCTTTTGACCACGGCGTATCCCGGCTCCGAGGGCGGCTGGCACGTGCTGTCGCAGATGTTCTTCGGCGCCACGGCCCCGTACTTCTGGATCGAGATCATCGTGGGCGTGCTCATCCCGTTCACCATCCTCGTGTTCGCGAAGAACCGCCAGAAGACCGGCCTCATCGTGTTCTCGTCGGCCTGCGTGGTGGTGGGCGTGTTCTGCAAGCGCATCTGGCTGCTGTTCTCGTCGTTCATCACGCCGAACACCTTCGGCGGCCCGGGCCTCATCGACGGCACGTCGGCCGCTACCTCGGGGATGGACGTGTGGGCGGCGACCAGCTGGTACGCTCCCACCTGGGTCGAGTTCGCGGTGCTCCTCGGCGTGATCGCGCTGGGCGCGCTGGCCTTCCTCGTCCTCGTCGAGCGCTTCATCATGAAGGCGAAGCCGACCGACCTCATCGACGCCGACGCGGCCCATGCCGACGCGGCCGGCGCCGACGCGAAAGCGAGCTCACCCTCCTGCTAG
- a CDS encoding molybdopterin-dependent oxidoreductase: MATDETNVTRRGFIKGTAAAGAGLALLGAAGAMTTADGWLSPAHADSGEEYTAYTYHQSHCGGMCPLACTVRDGRMVSVQPNNCCDDRYETICVKGISEVQHIYGDHRVQTPLRRTGERGAGEFEPISWDEALDEVCDTLKDLQSKHGNDCVVISTGAEANFPWLAAVLGAQVDGSSGIDVGIGNGLDPAIGFGGGYAMATCEARDWVNSKLVLNVGSNFLESSLPNVRLFFEAKEAGTRMVTVDPHFSTTAGKSDQWVPITPGTDAAFFLGMASVILDEKLYDEDFVLNHTSLPFLVDASTGKLLRDHAEDVDAEEPETGEQNPFFVWDTAADAKAAHTDAAAKPALEGTFTVDGASCTTVFSLLKKKQAEYTPEWAEGVSGVPADVIRNLAREYAEGPACLALGWGGNDKMGNADIAGHAAATLVALTGNVGKVGAGVGVFVGGSYNGHAGTLGAWELPEDLAAGTLEMPLYDARDGQAKVRACIFCGDVLQQHIGNMNKTAEFARGLDFIVTIDPYFTEGAKWADIILPATTRFENDAEVGNVKVGYSNIVLQNKIIEPLFEARTDFWIGKEIAKRFGKDQYLPATSEEWVAKVLSSSEDPYVSALTVDKINEKQGVYPLEGIEEPRREFMDRVFATTSTRMDVYYDALASYDQALPTYEPPLEAHADSKLASTYPLQLANVRTRYRIHNQFNDAKWIQQFAEPRIELNPSEMEARGLATGDAVEVFNDRGSFKCRVKANESIRPGSARMFEGQTADFLIEGNVQNVTNDGYVERGAELMCGPVIPFSDTLVEIKKA; encoded by the coding sequence ATGGCCACAGACGAGACGAACGTGACGCGTCGGGGTTTCATCAAGGGAACCGCCGCCGCGGGAGCCGGCCTGGCGCTGCTGGGCGCGGCAGGCGCGATGACCACCGCCGATGGATGGTTGTCGCCGGCCCATGCCGATTCGGGCGAGGAGTACACGGCGTACACGTACCACCAGTCGCATTGCGGCGGCATGTGCCCGCTGGCGTGCACGGTGCGCGACGGCCGCATGGTGTCGGTGCAGCCGAACAACTGCTGCGACGACCGGTACGAGACGATCTGCGTGAAGGGCATTTCCGAGGTCCAGCACATCTACGGCGACCATCGCGTGCAGACCCCGCTGCGCCGCACGGGCGAGCGCGGCGCGGGCGAGTTCGAGCCCATCTCGTGGGACGAGGCGCTCGACGAGGTGTGCGACACCCTCAAGGACCTCCAGAGCAAGCACGGCAACGACTGCGTGGTCATCTCCACGGGCGCCGAGGCGAACTTCCCGTGGCTGGCCGCCGTGCTGGGCGCGCAGGTCGACGGCAGCTCGGGCATCGACGTGGGCATCGGCAACGGCCTCGACCCGGCCATCGGCTTCGGCGGCGGCTACGCGATGGCCACCTGCGAAGCGCGCGACTGGGTGAACTCCAAGCTCGTGCTCAACGTGGGCAGCAACTTCCTCGAGTCGAGCCTGCCCAACGTGCGCCTGTTCTTCGAGGCGAAGGAAGCCGGCACCCGCATGGTGACGGTGGACCCGCACTTCTCCACGACGGCCGGCAAGTCCGACCAGTGGGTGCCCATCACGCCGGGCACCGACGCGGCGTTCTTCCTCGGCATGGCCAGCGTCATCCTGGACGAGAAGCTCTACGACGAGGACTTCGTGCTGAACCACACCTCGCTGCCGTTCCTCGTGGACGCCTCCACCGGCAAGCTCCTGCGCGACCACGCGGAGGACGTGGACGCCGAAGAGCCCGAGACGGGCGAGCAGAACCCCTTCTTCGTGTGGGATACGGCGGCCGACGCGAAGGCCGCCCACACCGACGCGGCCGCGAAGCCGGCGCTCGAAGGCACCTTCACCGTCGACGGCGCGTCCTGCACCACCGTGTTCTCGCTCCTCAAGAAGAAGCAGGCCGAATACACTCCCGAGTGGGCCGAAGGCGTGAGCGGCGTGCCTGCCGACGTCATCCGCAACCTCGCCCGCGAGTACGCCGAGGGCCCTGCGTGCCTCGCGCTCGGCTGGGGCGGCAACGACAAGATGGGCAACGCCGACATCGCGGGACACGCCGCCGCCACGCTCGTGGCCCTCACGGGCAACGTGGGCAAGGTGGGCGCCGGCGTGGGCGTGTTCGTGGGCGGCAGCTACAACGGCCATGCGGGCACGCTGGGCGCCTGGGAGCTGCCTGAGGACCTCGCGGCCGGCACCCTCGAGATGCCGCTGTACGACGCCCGCGACGGCCAGGCCAAGGTGCGCGCCTGCATCTTCTGCGGCGACGTGCTGCAGCAGCACATCGGCAACATGAACAAGACGGCCGAGTTCGCCCGCGGCCTCGACTTCATCGTCACCATCGACCCGTACTTCACCGAGGGCGCCAAGTGGGCCGACATCATCCTGCCCGCCACGACGCGCTTCGAGAACGACGCGGAGGTGGGCAACGTGAAGGTGGGCTACAGCAACATCGTGCTGCAGAACAAGATCATCGAGCCCCTGTTCGAGGCCCGAACCGACTTCTGGATCGGCAAGGAGATCGCCAAGCGCTTCGGCAAGGACCAGTACCTGCCCGCCACGTCCGAGGAGTGGGTGGCGAAGGTGCTGTCCTCCTCCGAGGATCCCTACGTCTCGGCGCTCACCGTCGACAAGATCAACGAGAAGCAGGGCGTGTACCCCCTCGAGGGCATCGAGGAGCCGCGCCGCGAGTTTATGGACCGCGTGTTCGCCACCACGTCCACCCGCATGGACGTGTACTACGACGCGCTGGCCTCCTACGACCAGGCGCTGCCCACCTACGAGCCCCCGCTGGAGGCGCATGCCGACAGCAAGCTGGCCTCCACCTACCCGCTGCAGCTGGCCAACGTGCGCACGCGCTACCGCATCCACAACCAGTTCAACGATGCCAAGTGGATCCAGCAGTTCGCCGAGCCGCGCATCGAGCTCAACCCCTCCGAGATGGAGGCGCGCGGGCTGGCCACGGGCGACGCGGTGGAGGTGTTCAACGACCGCGGCTCCTTCAAGTGCCGCGTGAAGGCGAACGAGTCCATCCGCCCCGGCAGCGCCCGCATGTTCGAGGGGCAGACGGCCGACTTCCTCATCGAAGGCAACGTCCAGAACGTCACGAACGACGGCTACGTCGAGCGCGGCGCCGAGCTCATGTGCGGCCCGGTCATCCCGTTCTCCGACACCCTCGTCGAGATCAAGAAAGCGTAG